In Neorhizobium sp. NCHU2750, a single genomic region encodes these proteins:
- a CDS encoding NAD(P)-binding domain-containing protein yields MTIGIIGAGKIGAAIARILARAGIHATIANSRGPETLTDLTTELSPWISAVTIAEAAQADMVFVAVPWSKLPAALAGLPNWGGRIVVDTNNSVESPLFKPADLGGRTSSEVFVGMVPGARVVKAFNHLFAALLEADPSSEGGKRVLFYSGDDADAKVEVGQLIERLGFFGLDLGSLAVGAKLAQFPGGPLPAHNLVRFG; encoded by the coding sequence ATGACAATCGGAATTATCGGCGCCGGCAAAATCGGTGCAGCAATCGCCCGCATCCTCGCTCGGGCAGGTATTCACGCCACAATAGCCAACAGCCGCGGGCCGGAAACGCTGACGGACCTCACGACCGAACTTTCGCCCTGGATTTCGGCGGTGACCATTGCTGAGGCGGCACAGGCCGACATGGTGTTCGTCGCCGTGCCATGGTCCAAGCTTCCGGCAGCGCTTGCAGGCCTTCCGAACTGGGGTGGCCGCATCGTCGTCGACACCAACAACTCGGTCGAATCTCCGTTGTTCAAGCCGGCCGATCTCGGCGGTCGCACATCAAGCGAAGTTTTCGTCGGCATGGTTCCGGGTGCCAGGGTGGTGAAGGCATTCAACCACCTGTTTGCCGCGCTGCTGGAAGCCGATCCTTCATCGGAGGGCGGCAAGCGCGTGCTGTTTTATTCGGGCGATGATGCCGATGCTAAGGTCGAGGTCGGGCAGTTGATCGAGCGCCTCGGCTTCTTCGGGCTCGATCTCGGTTCGCTTGCTGTCGGGGCGAAGCTTGCCCAGTTTCCGGGCGGTCCGTTGCCGGCACACAATCTAGTCAGGTTCGGCTAA
- a CDS encoding LysR family transcriptional regulator, whose amino-acid sequence MENLTNLESFLRSAELGGFSAAARKLALTPAAVSRNVATLEKNLGVRLFQRTTRRLALTEAGERLFAQVGGHVDALQAAIADASSGSAEPSGILKVSMSPHFGKDYILPLLPAFMQKYPKIRPEWTFENRQVDLVAEGYDAAIGGGLDLTPGLISRTLAPAHLIAVASRDYMKGRAMPTNPQQLGSLAGIQMRSSNTGRIRHWTMRNIAGEEMPAALNGSFIMNDPAAIAGAASLGLGVALIAVPDALIHFRRGDLIRLLPDWYADIGTISLYYANRKLLPAKTRVFIDFVTEHFRKERLAEKLAGSLGASNMP is encoded by the coding sequence ATGGAAAATCTGACCAATCTCGAATCCTTTCTGCGCTCGGCCGAACTCGGCGGATTTTCCGCCGCCGCCCGCAAGCTGGCGCTCACCCCCGCTGCCGTCAGCCGCAACGTGGCCACCCTGGAAAAGAACCTCGGCGTCAGGCTGTTCCAGAGAACGACCCGCAGGCTGGCACTCACCGAGGCCGGAGAACGGCTCTTTGCCCAGGTCGGCGGACATGTGGATGCGCTGCAGGCGGCGATCGCCGATGCGTCATCGGGAAGCGCCGAGCCCTCCGGCATCCTCAAGGTCAGCATGAGCCCGCATTTCGGCAAGGACTATATCCTGCCGCTGCTACCGGCCTTCATGCAGAAATATCCGAAGATCAGGCCGGAATGGACATTCGAGAACCGCCAGGTGGATCTGGTCGCCGAAGGCTATGACGCGGCCATCGGCGGTGGCCTTGACCTGACGCCGGGCCTCATCTCCCGGACACTGGCACCTGCCCATCTCATTGCCGTCGCCTCCCGCGACTATATGAAGGGTCGGGCCATGCCGACGAACCCTCAGCAATTGGGATCGCTTGCCGGCATCCAGATGCGATCCTCCAATACCGGCCGCATCCGCCATTGGACCATGCGCAATATCGCCGGTGAGGAAATGCCCGCCGCTCTGAATGGCTCCTTCATCATGAACGATCCCGCCGCGATTGCCGGCGCGGCAAGCCTCGGCCTCGGAGTCGCGTTGATCGCCGTCCCGGACGCGCTGATCCATTTCAGGCGGGGTGACCTGATCCGCCTTCTGCCGGATTGGTATGCCGATATCGGCACGATCTCGCTCTATTACGCGAACCGCAAGCTGTTGCCGGCCAAGACCCGCGTGTTCATCGATTTCGTTACCGAGCATTTTCGCAAGGAAAGGCTGGCGGAGAAACTGGCAGGAAGTCTTGGCGCATCGAACATGCCCTAA
- a CDS encoding xanthine dehydrogenase family protein molybdopterin-binding subunit has protein sequence MTIMNPIGEPRKHGSSADGVVGGRLSRFEGELKITGNATYALEYPLENLAHAVLVQSTIAAGRVVSVDAAEALAAAGVVAVLTPEDDLGLMAASDWYGKRPENQPYHPLPKVISYNGQSIVAVIAESREQANEAAKLIRITYEEAPAIADMNDPRAGEGKLLEAMSVEWGDAQKALAASPVRMEATYETPREYHVAMEPHGLTAAWDGDRLTVWEPSQWTHGMQRTYAEWFGIPLDHVRLVSPFIGGGFGSKGAALSYGAVAVAAARKLGRPVRLAVTRPQNFTSYGGRAATRQTISLGATEDGVLQAIIHRGASETSTYMDYPEQTGAATPILYKVENFSSQTRVVPVNAVTPGALRGPGKNPSAYGIESAMEELAYRLGMDPLELRLKNYADHDYQSGKPWSTRRLREALTEGAAAFGWSRRSHAPRSMREGRNLIGWGIGCGTFPVLRAPSSAMIRVLKSGRVEVVSGAIDMGQGTYTILAQTAAEALGISIKQVDVVLGDSRLPGSAIAGGSMLAGSITGAVHKTANAAREELIGLALNDPNSPFRETGANTLVIQEGRISVASGGGPSMTLAELLSSLGRDELEVTRNTLPDDAQSATDRSNAWTSMGRVQGPTMGDYSMHSWCAHFVEVKVDEDFGTVRVSRMVSAFDCGRLYNPKMVESQWRGGIIMGIGQALLEEGLVDPRNARTINNNVGDYLVPTNADIPDIEVISVGVPDYEASALGGKGVGEVGIVGVAPAIANAVFHATGKRVRDLPITLEKLM, from the coding sequence ATGACCATCATGAACCCCATCGGGGAACCGAGAAAGCACGGCAGTTCGGCCGATGGCGTCGTCGGCGGGCGGCTGTCGCGTTTCGAAGGCGAGCTGAAGATCACCGGCAACGCCACCTACGCGCTGGAATACCCGCTCGAAAACCTCGCCCATGCGGTGCTGGTGCAGAGCACGATTGCCGCAGGCCGGGTCGTGTCAGTGGATGCGGCAGAAGCGCTTGCCGCAGCGGGCGTTGTCGCCGTCCTCACGCCGGAAGACGATCTGGGACTGATGGCGGCATCGGACTGGTATGGGAAACGCCCGGAAAACCAGCCCTATCATCCGCTGCCGAAGGTGATCAGCTATAACGGCCAGAGCATTGTCGCGGTGATTGCGGAAAGCCGCGAGCAGGCGAACGAGGCGGCGAAGCTGATCCGGATCACCTATGAGGAAGCGCCGGCGATTGCCGATATGAACGATCCGAGAGCGGGCGAGGGCAAGCTTCTCGAGGCCATGAGTGTCGAATGGGGCGATGCGCAGAAGGCGCTTGCCGCTTCGCCGGTTCGGATGGAAGCCACCTATGAGACGCCGCGCGAATATCACGTGGCGATGGAGCCGCATGGCCTGACGGCCGCATGGGACGGCGACCGGCTGACGGTGTGGGAGCCCAGCCAGTGGACCCATGGCATGCAGCGGACCTATGCCGAGTGGTTCGGCATTCCGCTCGACCATGTGCGGCTCGTCTCGCCCTTCATCGGCGGCGGCTTCGGTTCCAAGGGGGCGGCGCTCTCCTATGGTGCGGTGGCGGTGGCTGCAGCGAGAAAACTCGGCCGGCCGGTCCGGCTTGCCGTGACCCGGCCGCAGAACTTCACCAGCTATGGCGGACGGGCGGCGACGCGCCAGACGATTTCGCTCGGGGCGACGGAAGACGGCGTGCTGCAGGCGATCATCCATCGCGGCGCAAGCGAGACTTCGACCTATATGGACTATCCGGAGCAGACGGGGGCGGCGACGCCGATCCTCTACAAGGTCGAGAATTTTTCCTCGCAGACCAGGGTCGTACCGGTCAATGCGGTGACGCCGGGCGCGCTTCGCGGACCGGGCAAGAACCCGAGCGCCTACGGTATCGAAAGCGCGATGGAGGAGCTGGCCTACAGGCTCGGCATGGACCCGCTGGAACTGAGGCTCAAAAACTATGCCGATCACGACTATCAGTCCGGCAAGCCATGGTCGACGCGGCGGCTGCGCGAAGCGCTGACGGAAGGCGCTGCGGCCTTCGGCTGGTCCAGACGCAGCCATGCGCCGCGGTCGATGCGTGAGGGCCGGAACCTGATCGGCTGGGGCATCGGCTGCGGCACGTTTCCGGTTCTGAGAGCGCCGAGTTCGGCGATGATCCGGGTCTTGAAGAGCGGCCGGGTGGAAGTCGTCTCGGGGGCGATCGACATGGGGCAGGGGACCTATACGATCCTTGCGCAGACGGCGGCCGAGGCGCTCGGCATTTCGATCAAACAGGTCGATGTCGTGCTTGGCGACAGCCGCCTGCCGGGTTCGGCGATTGCCGGCGGCTCGATGCTGGCGGGCTCGATTACCGGTGCCGTGCACAAGACGGCGAACGCGGCGCGCGAGGAACTGATCGGGCTGGCGCTCAACGATCCGAATTCGCCGTTCCGCGAGACGGGTGCCAATACGCTCGTCATCCAGGAGGGCAGGATCTCGGTGGCAAGCGGTGGCGGGCCGTCGATGACACTTGCGGAGCTGCTTTCATCGCTTGGCCGCGATGAGCTGGAAGTGACGCGCAACACGCTGCCGGACGATGCGCAGAGCGCCACCGACCGCAGCAATGCCTGGACCAGCATGGGCCGTGTCCAGGGGCCGACCATGGGCGACTATTCCATGCATTCATGGTGCGCGCATTTCGTCGAGGTGAAAGTGGACGAGGATTTCGGCACGGTACGCGTCTCACGCATGGTGTCGGCCTTCGATTGCGGCCGGCTCTATAACCCGAAAATGGTGGAAAGCCAGTGGCGCGGCGGCATCATCATGGGCATCGGCCAGGCGCTGCTCGAGGAAGGGCTTGTCGATCCGCGCAATGCGCGCACGATCAACAACAATGTCGGGGACTATCTGGTGCCCACCAATGCCGACATTCCGGATATCGAGGTGATCTCCGTCGGCGTGCCGGATTACGAGGCGTCGGCGCTCGGCGGCAAGGGAGTGGGCGAGGTCGGCATCGTCGGGGTGGCTCCGGCCATCGCCAATGCCGTCTTCCACGCCACCGGCAAACGAGTGCGCGACCTGCCGATTACACTAGAGAAGCTGATGTGA
- a CDS encoding xanthine dehydrogenase family protein subunit M, with product MRDFSYLRAASADEARQASRQAGAMLLAGGTTLLDLAKCGVAEPDQVIDISHLSDLDRVVVDESGATIGALAKMSAVADDPAVIAAFPAIAQSLSLAASQQLRNMATIGGNLLQRTRCPYFRDPATFAACNKRNPGSGCSAIGGVTRNHAVLGASEQCIATYPGDLAVALVAFDAAVELRSDQGTRSMPVEDFFVEPGERPDRETVIQPGEMITGLAIPTSAAARNSTYLKIRDRQSYEFAAASAAVGLDFEADGRTVKDVRVALGGVATRPWRVRAVEAALTGKALTEDVIAAAVGHAIDGAVAQGGNHYKIELAPRVVARALKSLGGLA from the coding sequence ATGCGCGATTTTTCCTATCTGCGTGCCGCCTCGGCCGATGAGGCAAGGCAGGCATCGCGTCAGGCGGGCGCCATGCTGCTTGCCGGCGGGACGACGCTTCTCGATCTCGCCAAATGCGGTGTCGCCGAGCCGGACCAGGTCATCGACATCAGCCATCTTTCCGACCTCGACAGGGTCGTGGTCGACGAGAGCGGCGCCACGATCGGGGCGCTTGCGAAAATGAGTGCGGTTGCCGACGATCCGGCCGTCATCGCTGCCTTCCCGGCGATCGCCCAATCGCTATCGCTTGCCGCCTCCCAGCAGTTGCGCAACATGGCGACGATCGGCGGCAATCTCCTGCAGCGGACGCGATGTCCCTATTTCCGGGATCCCGCAACGTTTGCCGCCTGCAACAAGCGCAATCCCGGATCGGGCTGTTCGGCCATCGGCGGGGTGACCCGCAACCATGCGGTTCTCGGTGCGAGCGAGCAGTGTATCGCAACCTATCCCGGCGATCTGGCCGTGGCGCTTGTCGCTTTCGATGCGGCAGTCGAGCTCCGTTCCGACCAGGGCACGCGCAGCATGCCGGTCGAGGATTTCTTCGTCGAGCCCGGCGAGCGGCCGGACAGGGAAACCGTGATCCAGCCGGGGGAGATGATCACCGGCCTTGCCATCCCGACCTCTGCGGCGGCGAGGAATTCGACCTATCTCAAGATCCGCGACCGCCAGTCCTATGAATTCGCGGCGGCGAGTGCTGCCGTCGGGCTGGACTTCGAGGCCGACGGGCGGACGGTGAAGGATGTGCGCGTGGCGCTCGGCGGCGTTGCCACCAGGCCGTGGCGGGTGCGCGCAGTCGAGGCGGCGCTCACCGGTAAGGCGCTGACGGAGGACGTGATCGCGGCTGCCGTCGGCCATGCCATTGATGGTGCCGTGGCGCAGGGTGGCAATCACTACAAGATCGAGCTTGCGCCGCGCGTTGTCGCCCGTGCGCTGAAAAGCCTGGGAGGTCTGGCATGA
- a CDS encoding (2Fe-2S)-binding protein: MTRTTHVRLDINDKMYELDLEPRVTLLDALREEIGLTGTKKGCDQGQCGACTCHVDGRRVLSCLTLAAQVEGRQVTTIEGLVSQDGTLHAVQAAFLEQDAFQCGYCTPGQIMSAVACIREGHAGSDAEIREYMSGNLCRCGAYNSIVAAVREAAGRLAGGASARAEVRETVEVG, from the coding sequence ATGACACGAACGACCCATGTCCGTCTCGATATCAACGACAAGATGTATGAGCTCGATCTCGAGCCGCGCGTCACGCTTCTCGATGCGCTGCGCGAGGAGATCGGGCTGACCGGTACCAAGAAAGGATGTGACCAGGGCCAGTGCGGCGCCTGTACCTGCCATGTGGATGGCCGTCGCGTGCTTTCCTGTCTGACGCTCGCCGCCCAGGTGGAAGGGCGACAGGTGACGACGATCGAGGGTCTGGTTTCGCAAGACGGTACACTGCATGCGGTGCAGGCCGCCTTCCTGGAACAGGACGCCTTCCAGTGCGGTTACTGCACGCCCGGGCAGATCATGTCGGCGGTCGCCTGCATCCGCGAAGGACATGCGGGATCGGATGCGGAGATCCGCGAATACATGTCCGGCAATCTCTGTCGGTGCGGGGCCTATAACAGCATCGTTGCGGCGGTGCGCGAGGCGGCCGGCAGGCTCGCCGGCGGTGCCTCGGCGCGAGCCGAAGTGCGGGAAACGGTGGAGGTGGGCTGA
- a CDS encoding TetR family transcriptional regulator, translating to MALATQENADQTSPKLRADARRNRDKLIEVAAQAFAENGVETSLEDIARKAGVGIGTLYRHFPTREHLVEVVYRRELQNLADAANELAGSRAPDEALEQWMFHFIDYMATKRGMASSLKIIASSNSDMFAEGFGRIREAFGKLLTAAREEHLIRTDICQMDLMHALSSIYTIPDTPEWRERANRLVGLLMDGLRVKR from the coding sequence TTGGCCCTGGCCACGCAGGAGAATGCAGACCAGACCTCGCCGAAGCTGAGAGCCGACGCGCGCCGAAATCGCGACAAGCTGATTGAGGTCGCAGCGCAAGCTTTCGCCGAAAATGGCGTCGAGACCTCGCTGGAGGATATCGCCCGCAAGGCGGGTGTCGGCATCGGCACGCTGTATCGCCATTTTCCCACCCGCGAACATCTGGTCGAGGTCGTCTATCGTCGCGAATTGCAGAACCTCGCCGACGCCGCCAACGAACTCGCCGGCTCCCGCGCCCCGGACGAGGCACTGGAACAGTGGATGTTCCACTTCATCGACTACATGGCCACCAAGCGCGGCATGGCAAGCAGCTTGAAGATCATCGCCAGCTCCAATTCCGACATGTTCGCAGAAGGTTTCGGCCGCATCCGCGAAGCCTTCGGCAAATTGCTGACGGCAGCCCGCGAGGAACATCTGATCCGCACCGACATCTGCCAGATGGACCTGATGCATGCCCTGTCGAGCATCTACACCATCCCCGATACGCCCGAATGGCGCGAACGCGCCAACCGCCTTGTCGGCCTGCTGATGGACGGCCTGCGCGTCAAGCGGTGA
- a CDS encoding polysaccharide biosynthesis tyrosine autokinase, with product MDQANFRPMTIFQNEPKDHDTFIDLDKLWSAAMRRMGVIGVCVAVMVVLAGVYLLFAQPMYTANTNILMDDNLSRYAEDQTDPQSAQMLDNQMSSAVEILKSKELALAVVDKAKLADNDLIVDPPKSPVDYLKGMLKGVTSLVSSSKPEPTAEQIAAGKREKAAAVIQQALTVDRVGRSSVISLSIKSPDPLLSTKITKTYADSYLTEQLNANFDATERASVWLQERLNDLNTRAQQASLAVEQYKREKGLVSPRGELLSTQQLSDLNSQLIVAQADAATAEARYNQYKAIVEKGPDAAVQNAVVSNRDTDNTVMQDLRKRYININDREQAVIQQFGADHPQAVALKAEKQDVAQQMFRELQQLTGGFKNDSDVAQSRVQSLKDNIQRVAGHNADANVNMVQLQELEQKASALRTLYESYLQRFEQASQLQSLPIAKARVISEAGVPISPSSPRKTLTIALSIVLGLLVGCAVAAVLELRERFFRTGEDVQQKLGMRFLGYLPRIAGPAREEPANKPNAAPEPVDAANLPPGDPISFRRMMRVAVEAPRSQFAETLRNTKLACDIVLQGKKCSVIGVVSCLPGEGKSTVAANLAGLIASSGARTLVIDADLRNPGLSKMLASEPEVGLVDVILNKTSWTSVARVDRRSRLTILPMTTRGRQVTHTSELLASTGMSQFLESIKETFDVIVVDLAPLIPVIDAKAFEPYADGFVFVTEWGATPAKAVQSVLQSEPQIAAKTIGVILNKTNLAELHKFADPGAPERLRGNYLSYYRDYKEVAAE from the coding sequence ATGGATCAGGCAAATTTCCGACCGATGACGATCTTTCAGAACGAACCGAAAGACCACGATACGTTCATCGATCTCGACAAGCTGTGGTCTGCAGCCATGCGCCGAATGGGAGTGATCGGTGTTTGCGTAGCAGTTATGGTCGTGCTTGCAGGCGTCTACCTGCTGTTCGCCCAGCCGATGTATACGGCAAATACGAATATCTTGATGGATGACAACCTGTCCCGCTATGCCGAGGACCAGACGGACCCGCAAAGCGCGCAGATGCTCGACAACCAGATGTCGAGCGCGGTCGAAATCCTGAAGTCGAAGGAACTGGCGCTTGCCGTCGTCGACAAGGCCAAGCTTGCAGATAACGACCTGATCGTCGACCCGCCGAAGTCGCCGGTCGACTATCTGAAGGGCATGCTGAAGGGCGTTACCTCGCTGGTATCTTCGAGCAAGCCGGAACCGACGGCGGAACAGATTGCCGCCGGCAAGCGGGAGAAGGCCGCAGCGGTAATCCAGCAGGCCCTGACCGTCGACCGTGTCGGCCGCAGCTCGGTGATTTCGCTTTCGATCAAGTCGCCCGACCCGCTTCTGTCGACAAAGATCACAAAGACCTATGCGGATTCCTACCTGACGGAACAGCTCAACGCCAATTTCGATGCGACGGAACGAGCGAGCGTCTGGCTGCAGGAACGTCTCAACGACCTCAATACCCGCGCCCAGCAGGCATCGCTTGCCGTCGAACAGTACAAGCGCGAGAAGGGGCTGGTTTCCCCGCGCGGCGAGCTTCTCTCCACCCAGCAGCTTTCCGACCTCAACAGCCAGCTGATCGTGGCGCAGGCCGATGCCGCAACGGCCGAAGCGCGTTACAACCAATACAAGGCGATCGTCGAGAAGGGGCCCGATGCGGCCGTGCAGAATGCCGTGGTGTCCAACCGCGACACCGACAACACGGTCATGCAGGACTTGCGCAAGCGCTATATCAACATCAACGACCGCGAGCAGGCCGTCATCCAGCAGTTCGGCGCAGATCATCCGCAGGCGGTAGCCCTGAAGGCCGAAAAGCAGGATGTGGCACAGCAGATGTTCCGCGAATTGCAGCAGCTTACGGGCGGTTTCAAGAACGATTCCGACGTTGCCCAGTCGCGCGTGCAGTCGCTCAAGGACAATATCCAGCGCGTTGCCGGCCATAATGCCGATGCAAACGTCAACATGGTGCAGTTGCAGGAGCTGGAGCAGAAGGCATCGGCGCTGCGGACGCTCTATGAATCCTATCTGCAGCGTTTCGAACAGGCCTCGCAGCTGCAGTCGCTGCCGATTGCCAAGGCGCGTGTGATCTCCGAAGCCGGTGTGCCGATCTCGCCATCGAGCCCGCGCAAGACGTTGACGATCGCCCTTTCCATCGTGCTCGGCCTTCTGGTCGGCTGTGCGGTCGCGGCCGTGCTGGAACTGCGCGAACGCTTCTTCCGCACCGGTGAAGACGTGCAGCAGAAGCTCGGCATGCGCTTCCTCGGTTATCTGCCGCGCATCGCGGGTCCCGCCCGAGAGGAGCCCGCCAACAAGCCCAATGCGGCGCCTGAGCCTGTTGACGCGGCAAACCTGCCGCCGGGTGATCCGATCTCGTTCCGCCGGATGATGCGGGTTGCCGTCGAGGCACCGCGGTCGCAATTTGCCGAGACGCTGCGCAATACCAAGCTTGCCTGCGATATCGTCCTGCAGGGCAAGAAGTGCTCGGTCATCGGCGTGGTCTCCTGCCTTCCGGGCGAGGGCAAGTCGACGGTTGCGGCAAACCTCGCGGGTCTTATCGCTTCCAGTGGTGCGCGCACGCTCGTCATCGACGCCGACCTGCGTAATCCCGGTCTTTCGAAGATGCTGGCCAGCGAGCCGGAAGTCGGTCTCGTCGACGTCATCCTCAACAAGACGTCGTGGACGAGCGTTGCCCGCGTCGATCGCCGCTCGCGCCTGACCATCCTGCCGATGACGACCCGCGGTCGGCAGGTGACGCATACGAGCGAACTGCTTGCCTCGACCGGCATGAGCCAGTTCCTCGAAAGCATCAAGGAAACCTTCGACGTCATCGTCGTCGACCTTGCGCCGCTGATCCCGGTCATCGATGCCAAGGCGTTCGAGCCCTATGCGGACGGTTTCGTGTTCGTCACCGAATGGGGCGCGACACCGGCCAAGGCGGTGCAGAGCGTGCTGCAGTCGGAGCCGCAGATCGCTGCCAAGACGATCGGCGTCATCCTCAACAAGACCAATCTTGCCGAACTGCACAAGTTCGCCGATCCGGGTGCCCCGGAACGCCTGCGCGGCAACTACCTGTCCTATTATCGGGACTACAAGGAAGTGGCGGCGGAATAA
- a CDS encoding UTP--glucose-1-phosphate uridylyltransferase, producing the protein MDLKRPVRKAVIPVAGNGTRFLPATKAMPKEMLTIVDRPVVQYAVDEAMQAGIENIIFVTSRNKTAIEDYFDSNPELIASLTRAGKTVQVTQLEKMLPLAGTVSYTRQQVPLGLGHAVWCARELVGDEPFALLLPDMVSYGARGCMSGLMDLYEEVGGNVFAVEQCLPEETSSYGVVAIGQDVRHGFQVTGMVEKPKPADAPSNYYLNGRYILQPQIFELLESQERGAGNEIQLTDSMQKLLKIQPFHAHPYQGRTFDCGSKRGFIEANVAFAMMRSDMSGELAVTIKELLDMHETKVRAA; encoded by the coding sequence ATGGACTTGAAGAGACCAGTTCGCAAAGCAGTGATCCCCGTTGCAGGCAATGGAACCCGTTTCCTGCCCGCAACCAAGGCAATGCCCAAGGAAATGCTGACGATCGTCGATCGTCCGGTCGTGCAATATGCCGTTGATGAAGCCATGCAGGCAGGCATCGAAAACATCATTTTCGTCACCAGCCGCAACAAGACTGCCATCGAAGACTATTTCGACAGCAATCCGGAACTGATCGCAAGCCTTACCCGGGCCGGCAAGACGGTGCAGGTGACGCAGCTGGAAAAGATGCTGCCGCTTGCAGGGACCGTCAGCTATACCCGCCAGCAGGTGCCGCTCGGCCTCGGCCATGCGGTCTGGTGCGCGCGTGAACTGGTGGGCGACGAGCCCTTCGCGCTGCTCCTGCCCGACATGGTGTCCTATGGTGCGCGCGGCTGCATGTCCGGCCTGATGGACCTCTACGAGGAAGTTGGCGGCAACGTGTTTGCGGTCGAGCAGTGCCTTCCGGAAGAGACGTCGAGCTATGGCGTCGTCGCCATCGGCCAGGATGTCCGCCACGGCTTCCAGGTGACCGGCATGGTGGAAAAGCCGAAGCCGGCGGATGCGCCGTCAAACTATTATCTCAATGGCCGCTATATTCTCCAGCCGCAGATCTTCGAACTGCTGGAAAGCCAGGAGCGCGGTGCCGGCAACGAGATCCAGCTGACCGACAGCATGCAGAAACTGTTGAAGATTCAGCCGTTCCATGCGCATCCTTACCAGGGTCGGACGTTCGACTGCGGTTCGAAGCGCGGCTTCATCGAGGCCAATGTTGCCTTCGCCATGATGCGTTCGGACATGAGCGGCGAATTGGCAGTGACGATCAAGGAACTGCTGGACATGCATGAAACCAAGGTGCGCGCAGCCTAG
- a CDS encoding glycosyltransferase family 2 protein yields the protein MIVDASRPDVSFIIAAYNAEDTLKRAIDSALSQVGVTVEVVVIDDCSSDDTVEIAESYSDPRVRLIRQAQNGGPGKARNAGIAAATGRWIATLDSDDAVKPERMLSMILKAKELEAQVVVDNVDVVPIEGGAAKTMFDRQQLARQHEITLSEFITSNLIFKTTFNFGYMKPIFLRDFLIAHDLKFDDMLKIGEDYILFASALAAGARCAVDPNVGYVYYLRQGSISRVLKQQHLDDMLEGDRRFLSRYTLGPAEMAAQQRRTRSIIEARSFLTLVDEVKRKSVGGFLKTAMQAPGALKHFRMPIAVRMRRFVKATGVN from the coding sequence ATGATCGTCGATGCCTCGCGCCCGGATGTGAGCTTCATCATCGCCGCCTACAATGCGGAAGACACGCTGAAACGTGCGATCGACAGCGCTCTGTCGCAGGTCGGCGTGACGGTCGAGGTGGTCGTCATCGATGATTGCTCGAGCGACGATACGGTCGAGATTGCCGAAAGCTACAGCGATCCGCGGGTGAGGCTGATCCGCCAGGCGCAGAATGGCGGGCCGGGCAAGGCGCGCAATGCGGGCATCGCGGCTGCCACCGGCCGGTGGATCGCGACGCTCGATTCCGACGATGCGGTGAAGCCCGAACGCATGCTGTCGATGATCCTCAAGGCGAAGGAGCTCGAGGCGCAGGTGGTGGTCGACAATGTCGATGTGGTGCCGATCGAAGGCGGCGCGGCGAAGACGATGTTCGACAGGCAGCAGCTTGCGAGGCAGCACGAGATCACGCTGTCCGAATTCATCACGTCCAACCTGATCTTCAAGACGACCTTCAATTTCGGCTACATGAAGCCGATCTTCCTGCGCGACTTCCTGATTGCGCATGACCTGAAGTTCGATGACATGCTGAAGATCGGCGAGGATTATATCCTGTTCGCCTCGGCGCTGGCTGCCGGCGCGCGCTGCGCCGTCGATCCGAATGTCGGCTATGTCTATTATCTGCGGCAGGGGTCGATTTCCCGCGTGCTGAAGCAGCAGCATTTGGACGACATGCTGGAGGGGGACCGGAGGTTTCTATCACGCTACACATTGGGGCCGGCGGAGATGGCGGCGCAGCAGCGACGTACCCGCAGCATCATCGAGGCCCGCTCATTTCTAACACTCGTCGACGAAGTCAAGCGCAAGTCCGTCGGCGGGTTCCTCAAAACGGCGATGCAAGCACCAGGGGCACTGAAACACTTCAGGATGCCCATCGCCGTTCGCATGCGCCGGTTCGTGAAGGCGACCGGCGTCAACTGA